The Malaclemys terrapin pileata isolate rMalTer1 chromosome 7, rMalTer1.hap1, whole genome shotgun sequence nucleotide sequence ACCATGTATTGTCTAATGCCCAGTCCAAGCAATGCGTcttccactgcttcccttggaaccTACAGATCACCCCATTTCTCTCAGTTATCCTCCCAAATAACTGAACTGTCCTTGGTGTTTACACCCTTTCCCAACTCATACTatcctctcccagggctgcttCCATTGAATCTCAAAGAAGAAGGACACATGGTATCTTAATTTTTTTGAAAACATGACTAAAGGAAGATTACACATTCTGGGCCCCACCTCCAGCCGACTCAACCATGCTCTCGGCTTTCCAGCGTTTAATTGTTCCTTGCATTCAGCCAGTATCTGAACACCAAAACAGGGGCTGGTCACACTGATGCTCCAAAGACAGAAGCGATTTCATTCAGTGCAGTTCAACAACTGATCAGGACAGACTATGGCCCCTCGCATTAATGGAAATGTTACTTGTGTCACCAGTGCCGTTCCATTCACTTGAATGGACGCTAACTGAACCCAGCTATAATCTGTGCATGAACTTCTTCCCAATACCCTTGTTATTTTATGTCCATACACTAGATGGggagctttgaaaaccagtttgaaATTCATCTTCCCAGCATAACCACACTGGAAGTGTGAACAGAGTTTTTATTCAGGCCTCTTTCCAATACATACTTCCCTGCCAAGCCAAGCCTTTATCTTCTGTAAAGAAATTTTCACAATAACCTCTTACAAAATAATCAGTGCTTGTGTTTGCAGACATTTCGAAAATGAACCACATGATGCAAAAGCCTCAGGGGCTTCATGTTATTAAAAGAACTGTTTGTGGCCCTGAGTATTTGCTATTCTAGCGGGCCAGCTGATTTGTAGGTAATCTGGATTAACACAGAAGTACTAGTGGAATGGACATCGGTGGGTCTTTTATTCCCAACCTTCTATGCCCCAAATTATTCCCCAAGCAGAGTTCTGACCCCAAGACTccagggaatccacttgggacaTTGCTATTggtgattttacatggaaggcatTCAGAAAATACAGAAATGGGTAGCAGTAGATTCAGAttacagagccagaagggaacactgggatctagtctgatctcctgtataaacACAGGCCCACAGGgctgccctgaattaattcctatttaCTCTGATTCAaacctttcagaaaaacatccaatgtggatttaaaaaatggccagtgatggagaatccaccatagcccttggtaaattgttccaatggttaattcctcACTGTTCACGATTTGCaacttatttccaggctgaatttgtctaacaTCAGCTTCCAGACATTAGAACTGGTCAGACCTTTGTCTGCTCAACTGAAAGGCCCTCTATTGTCAAATTTCTGTTCTCTCtgtagactgatcaagtcaccgcTTAACCTTtgctttgttaaactaaacagatagAGCtgcttgagtctctcactataatgcacgttttcaaataatttacaactacaagacagacagacggacTTCAGCAAGCAAACAGCCCTGTTTGGAGAATGGTAGAAAGCACATGGACATTAATGAAGAAAAGTTCTCAAGGAAGGAGGAAAATATGATTAGAACCACCCAGAACCCAAGATGTGCTCTTATACCCATAATGCAAGTTGGCTGGTTTCCTTTGTAAACCTAGatttctaagggtacatctacactacccaccggatcagcgggtagtgatcgatctatcggggatcgatttatcgcatctcgatccccgatcgctctgccgtcgactccggaactccaccacagcgAGAGGCAGAAATGGAGTCAACGGGGAGGGGCGGCTGTTGATCCCGCGCCGcaaggatgcgaagtaagtgattctaagttgatctaagatacgttgacttcagctacgctattctcgtagctgaagttgcgtatcttagatcgatccccccctccTAGTATAGGCCAGGCCTAAGGGTATTAACAAGGTGAGTGTCTGACAAGCAAATAAGGACAAGAGACTGGTATTGTATTTCCAATATAAAACGTTTACCTGAAAACCCAGTCAGTAGCCTCACTAGGGCATGTTCTACCGGAGATCCAGCCACACTATCCCAGACAGCTTCTTTGGGGATTTCACCATCAGTACTAATGTGAGCTGTGGCAGGGGCGGGCTTCATATCTGTTTGCTGATGGATGCAGAGAGGTCTTTTCTCCAAGGGAGATTTCTGAGCTGCTGAGGGGCCATGGTCCTGTGCTTTTCTTCCCCCGCCCGGCAGGGAGATTTTACTTTGTGTTGGAGTCTGCTCGTCATCCAGTTTTCCACCTAGTTCTTTGAGGGCCTTAATTGTCAGCTGCTCCTGCTCAAAGTCTTGAGCTACCGTGGGAGATCTTTGAGAGAACAAAGGTTTCTGGAAGTTGCCCTTGTCATCAGTGATGCTTTGCACAGCATAATCACCATCCACTTTCACATCTGACCTATTTGCCTCATCTTTATGAGGAGCTCTTCCTGGAGCAGTGGTTTTTAGAGCTGCAGTTTCAGCCTCTGAGAAGGTGTCTGTCAGGTCCTCCAGAGAGTCATTACCCTTGGACTTCAAGCATTCCGGCATGAAATCCACCACGTTCTCCCCACTTAAGGCATCTGGATGATCTTGTTCTTTCAAATTAcccaagggcagagagagggggactCTCTCATTCGGCATGTTTTTAAGATCCTTCAGTGGAGCTGCCGTTGGAGAAATGCTGAGAATGTCACCAGCCTTGAGTGGTTTCCCAAGGAGACCTGGATCCCAGTGGCCTGAATGCTGCATATTTATAGACGTCAAATCCAGAGTGGATGACTTGGGATATTTTGCTTCAGCAACTGGACTCCCTCCAACGTCTGGATGCGCTTCTATAGTTTCAAAGTCATCAGTGAATCCCTGATTATCTTCTGGTGTCTGAGGGGGCAACTGACCCTCtctgctgtgtttgtgcagcTTGTTAGGTGCCTCTTCATTATCTGCAGTTATCCAGTCTCTTGTTTTGCCAGCAGTAACTGGAGCGAAGGTCAGCTTCTCCACTGGTGCCACGCCGCTATCTGTGGGTTGAAGGACAAGCTTCTTGTTTCCATAGGCCAGATCTACGGGCACATCCTCTATCACTGTGTCATCAGATTCGCCAGAGCTGTCTGCATCTGTGATTTCAGCCAGGCCAGAACTTGGCCAGCTCCCATCAGCCTTCAGTTCAACTGCAGTAGGTGAAGCATTCTTCATTTTAACAGCTTCTTTGTCCAGAGGAACATGTTTCTCAAATCGAGGCGATGCTAAGTCTGTATATGCTGTGTCTTTCTGCTGGACACTGACAGTAACAGGATGAGGCGAGGGTGCTTTGCACGCTTCTGTCCTGTTGCCTGCTGGCTGCGTAGGAGTGCCGCCAAACTCTTTGGAGGTCACTGCAGGTAGGTCTGAGGTTTCAGCAATCTTTTCAGAATGCTCTACTTTAGGAATCAAGTCCCAGTTCAACAGCTCATTCGTGAAGCTGTGCATCTCGCGTACACACTTGGACACTTCTTCCAATGCAGCTGTTGTACCTGAAGACTGGCGTGATAGCCCAGGTCCTGCTGGAATGCTGCTCCCGCTGCGAGGTTTCACCTGGAACTCACAGACACGGTCTTCTGGGATATCCGTAAGAAGCTCTCTCTCACTGTGCATCACCCAGTTGCTACTGAGATCGCCAGAGTTGCTAATTAATGAATCCTTGTACTCTTTATCAAATGCTGCTTTGTCGATAATCACCTCGAATGGCGATTCGGGAGAGTCTTTTTCTAGAGCAGTCTCCCCACCAGATGGAGTGGAAGACTGCGAATAGACACCTTTGCTCAGAGGTTGCTCAGCATCTTGCTTCTGGTCAGTCAGGAAAGTAAATCTGGATTCACTGCCTGTAGTGACTCTCTTGTTTTGGTCCATAAAATCTTGGTCTTTCAGTCTGCTTTGTTCAGCCTTACCATCTTCTGACAGGCAGATAATGGTGCCCCTCACATACGTTTGTTCTGGGGAACTAGTCGAAATCACTGGGCTGTAGGAATGAGGTTCTGCTCCAATAGAAAATGGGGAGCCTTCTGACCCAGGGGACCCAATGGAGGTTGCCTCTATTCCAGAATTGGCACTTGGCCCACGGAAGCTATCCATTCTTTTGCTGTCTACAGCAACCACCAGTTCTTTCACCTCATTTGAGGGAGGGGGCTTGCTGTCtatttctctgctgctgtctgcccAAGCTGTCAAGCCAGgggtttgattttcagatccCAGAATCCCTGAAGCTGCCTTATCAGAGAGAGAAGCAGTCCCCTCTGAGGCCAGGatttgagagagggagagattcaCAGAGTGCAGTTACAAGTTAAAAGTCAAGCAGGCAACATGCTATCTTGGGATCTAGAGGAAAAAAGACAAGACCCGAGACACCAGCCTTGGCAAACATGCATGGAACTGCCAGTCGTAGGACAGGGAAGCCACTTGACACAAGAGGTTGCAATCTACACCAATACTTTCCAAGCTGCCAGTTTATAGCTGTGATTTCATAGCACATGAAGGGGAGTGTTAAGACCTGCAAAATTAAGTATGCAAAGCAGCTGTGGAGGAACTTAGGCATGCGGAGAGGGTTAACAAAAGCAATACAAAATAAGTGTGAACTTTTCGCTGCGTGCTACTTAAGGCACTGATGGGATTGCAAAACAAACAGTTCCAAGAAGAACCTAAATTCACCATCACCCAAATTAAAGTGACTCCTGAAAAAAACCTGAAAGCATCAGGACACTTGCACTCTAGTGTCAATGCTATAGCTATTGCCTCCGAACTATTCACCTCAGTATATGGAAAGAGTGAGTTCTAGTTCGCTTTCTATGTGGAGTGGAAGGCAACTAGTCCTCCCTTGCTCCACTCAAGCATGTGAGTAGGGTTCTGCCCTGTTCTTGCAGCAGGGGGGCAAGAACGTTAGTGGCAACATAccctgcagagctgggatggCAGTCCCATTCCAATAGTGTCTAGAAAGGCAGTCTGGTTATAACATCATCAGGTGGTGTCTCGTCTACAGCCCTCACAGTCTGAAGTGCGGGAGTTTATAGGGTGCGTGTCCCACCATCACCACTCAAGTCTCCTTGAGCTTTGATGTGCTATGAGAAAAGCTTCACCCACTGTTATTGCAGATTTGCTCAGAGCAGTTTCTCTGATCGCACTGCCAAGGGAACTAGTCTGGGCTACATGTGGTGTAGAGTCATTGGGGAAACACTCCCTCCAAACGGAATTACAATTGTGAAAGAAGCAGAGGTGGGGCCAATCCCGTTGCAGGTGGGAGCGAGTGCACCTCTGGCATAATTTAGGTCTATATGGCTGCTGTTCCTTAGTGATTCAGCCATGTTGATCAGCTTCTGAGCAACTTCATACAAGATGAATCAGAACAAGTGCCTGGGAAAATATGTGCTGTATGCTAAGTTGAGCTTCGAAAAGCCCATCATAGAAGAAAGCTGCTCAATGCAGAGCCATTAGGATTTCACACGGAATGCTGTCCACTTCCTGATTAAGTTATTTACATTAAAACATGTTGCTGTTTCATACTGAACGCAGATGTAACAAGGAATAAACCCTTGAGATCTGTCAACCTACATGCGAAGAGGACACCTGTGATGAAACCGACTTCCTTCCAAACACCACCACAACAGGCATCCCAACACAACACTTCAAAGAAGGGGTTTAGAAAAATAAATGGCcaatttattttaatagtttagCTTATACCCAGATAACATTAATTTCTACTATCTGTTGTATGATCTGTTGAGTCTGGAAAATTGTCACTTATATCCACCTCCCTCTCTGCTGAAAGAtgcaaaaatgtagatttttttttttttttaagcacactaCCTATATTTTTAGCTTGTCCAGGAATATCTGTCAGGATGTTGTgaatgtcaaatgctttacacaGCTCCACAATCACACTTCAGGCAACATACAGCTTCACACATGAAAGTTAGTCTCCAATATAGGGTTAACATTACAAGCAGGACTGCAAATGAAGTAACATATTTGGATACAGCCTGTCTGCTGTATTGACGGGTCTTGCTACTATTATATGAAAATATTACTAGCATCCTAAAAGGGAAAGGTTTTGTATGAAAAGTTAACTTTtagccctctggggcacctggcattgaccactgtcagaagacaggacactgagctagacggactttggtctgacccagtatggccactcttatgtgcTTAAATGGCCAATAGGAAACACAGCTTCCCATGATTTCAAAGGGAGATTTTGAAATCCCCATCAATGGAGGGTTAAAAGAACAGGGGGAAGGGAGTTTGCGGGGTGggtgctgtggttctcaacctgcagacCATGTAACACATTTAAATCtgttgagaaccattgttctaATGCAatggtttttaaccttttttcatttgcagaccacTAAAAAAATTTAAGTgtaggtgtggacccctttggaaatcttaggcataaGTCCATGGACCTCCAGGGGGTCTGCTGACCACTGGTTCAAAGGCACTGTTTTAATGGATCTATAAAGGTACATTTCACCAAAAACAAGGCTCTACAATTAAAAGTTTCATCTGAAACACAGGCCTCCTATATGTGATTGACTTGTATTTTCCAAATCAGAGTATGCACAAAGAAAGAAACTAGAATCACACTACAAAATCCATATTCAAGTCAGGCAACTTGGAGAGAGTGATCTTTTAGTTTCTAGGGGGAAAACACTCAGATGTTTCTTATGACTTGAGGGATAAGAGACTGAAGGAAAAAATTCACAgagtaaggccagaagggaacatcaaGTCTGATCTCCTGAGTATCACAGgtcagagaatttcatccagtttacACTGAGCTCAAATGAGGCTCTGTCCCTGTTCATTCATGATGCATTAAGGTGGCATGAaaagctgccttttaaaaaactgtctccttttgctttttcattttaaaatggaggATCAAGACACCTCTACTCAGCTTCTCTATGGAAATATGAAAAATTGTTAGTATCTGTTTAACTGCAATGGCAAGCATACACTTAGGGAATACTGATCTGGTATGCAACTCCTCTGTTCTTATAGCCACAGGACTGTCAAACTGGACCAGATCTGAGTCCTATCTAGATCAGTATCCAATCTCCAAGtgtccagatgcttcagaggaagatgcaagaatccCACAACAGGTTTCCTCATTTATAAAGTCAAAAAACAGGTCAAAGGTACTAAATTGCCCTCTCGTCACTTTAATATGAGCACTTCACAATTGTGAATATATTTCTCTTCACACCCCTTTGTGAGGTAGGGGAAATGTTCTTATCTTCATTGTACAGAGGGGAAATTGAAGCCTAGAGAAACTAAGTGTATGTTTACACTAGAAACGCTAATGAGGGCACAGCAAAAACACTGTAGTGTAAACACTTAACTACAGGGATGGAAGAGGTTCTTCCATCATTGTAGTAAATCCATCTCTCTGAAAGGGAGTAGCctggttgatggaagaattcttcctcgACCTAGCACAGTtgacactggggcttaggtcaggTTAACTAAGTGTCTCAGGGTTGTGATTTTTTCATACCCATagcaatgtagttaggtcaacctagcttTCTAATGTAGACTAGACCTAGGTGACTTGCTTATGGTCACacaggaatctgtggcagagcaggaaattaaatgtgggtttcctgagtcccaggcaaactccctaacctgaccatccttcctctttgggTTCAAAGCCATTTTAAGAAATCCTATAAAAGCTACCCTTAGAATGGGAGATATCTGTAGGAGCCCTGCTCAACTTACAGGTCAAACCAACTTGCTATGGACTCTTCCATGTGATAGAATTCAGTGTTGAGGTCATTTCTCTTTCAGATTTGAGAGTTAGCTTATATTTGATTCTCCTTCCGAAGTGTTCTGCATCTTACTGTCTATACTGCTTGCTTAGTTTGTTTTCATAAACTCATTAGTAAAATTTGCTACTTTAAAATCTAACGGTATGTTAGCTGATGGAAAAACATGAATTTACATCAGAGATCTGTAGCAAGCTAATAAAGTGGTGTAGCAACCACTACATACTTATCACTTTAATAGGGTGATAGACACTTGATTCAGAATCTTTAATAGCACGTGcacgcacacaaacacacaccaagtGATTAGCTTAAAAAAACATTCAGGCTTTTTTTGCCACTGAACTAATTTGTGTTATTTCTAATTCAAGCAAATACAACAGACATTAAGATTGAAGCTAAAAACGTGCAAAGCAGTATCAGCACCTGACAGCCACAGCACCAAGATAGGAAGTTAGCCAGCAGACACTTTGCAGTCAAGCTAGGTTGCAAAGGACTTTAGTAATGGAGACAgaatagaaagaaaaatgttttttaaaaggctgtAACCGGCTAACAACTTTGTTCCCACCGCTTGCCCCAAAGTTCTTCAGTATTGCAACTTCCTATTCCAGATGCCTGGAGTGTACTGTGCCAGCTAGGTGAATTGGTTAGACAGGCAAATAAAGAATTTGTATTTCTGATACTGCATAGCAGGCTTTTCCTTAGATTATCCTATTCATGTAAGTCGGGAATCAGCTCTTTTCCTTAGCCCTTTTTGAAGGATGACCAGCTTGGAAGTTTCCTAACCTTCTGGTCAACTAAGGCATGACAATCTTTCATTCTACGCTGGAGTTCTGGTTGTCTCTTATATGCAGGTGTCACAATTTATTCAAGTTTAACTGTGCACATGAAATCAGGGTTAAATTAGTAACTCTGGTGGCTCCAATAGACCCAACTTTTTGTTTATCAAGTTAAATGAACAGCACCTCCAACGACTGGCTGATACAAGGGCTAAGTTGATGCACTCATATCTTGTCTGAATACTTCTGGTGTTTCCAGCACCCAAAGTTTCCTAAATTTCAAAAGGTCTGGGCTGAAAAATTAGAATTGGTGGATGTAGGTCAAATCCACATGAGAACACTCCTAGATTACACTCTTTTGCCCCATTTGGTTTTCAAGAAATCGGACTGCTAAGGAATTGGATCTAGTTGAATTTGCCTATAattatcttaggccttgtctttaCAGAAAACTTGTACCATTTTAACCATGCTGGGATAGTTAGGGCATTAcaacatccctcccctccccaagtgcAGAGGCATTTATATCAGGATAAAGGTGCTTCCTGCTGGTATACCTATTTCTAGTCAGGAAGGGAAATAAGCTTTACTGGTATAGGGCATCCTTCTACTAGTATAATTGCATCAAATATCAGGGGTTGTATTGGTATAACTGTCAGCTAAACATTACAAAatctatgtgtagacaagcctttggtTTAGTGAATGGCTTTGTTCctgtacagcagtggttttcaaacttttttcaggtGACCTagttgaaaatgttttttgatgcctgcaacccaacgcagctggggatgaggggtttgggctatgggaggaggggtttggggtgaaggagggggctctgggctgggtcaggagggaggtgggggggtcagggctctgggccggggatgaaggctttggggtgcaggagagggctccgggttTGTGGGGGGGGACTAGGGCTGGGGTAGCGGATCAGGGCGTGCAAGTAGGGTGTGGCCTTACCTGCGGTGGCTCCCAATCAGTAGCGCaccaggggtgctaaggcaggcacCCCAGAAGcgaccagcagcaggtccggctcctaggcagaggtgtgcaAGAGGTTCTGCgtggctctcgcctgcaggcaatGCCCCCGCGcgccctccccagctcccattggccaggaaccggccaatgggagtacGGAGCTGGTGCTCAGCACTGGAACGCCTAGGATCTGGACTTGTAGCTGGCTGCttccttagccgggcagcaccgctgacaggacttttaacggcccggtaggtaatgctgaccagagccgccgtgaCCCAGCACCTTACATTCTGCGATTCAGGTCTGGGTCGCgatccacagtttgaaaaccattgctgTATAGAATGGAAACTTAAGTCATGTCAGACCTCAAGCAGTTTTCCTAGCTTAAGTTCATCCTTATATAACAAACTATGGGCCAATAGTTTATCTCCCCATCCCAGATTAGAAAAAAGGTGGCATATTAAGGTGTCTAGTCATTTCTATTCTGTCAGCTACTGCACTTTAGCATCCTATTAAGTATATGGTTTAGAAAATATATTTGGTTGCTTCACAGGTATAGGATGGTATCATTTGCATTCATGACAAGACATGGGATGAGATGTGAAATGGTGAGAGAACACAGCATTCCCCACTCCTACCACTGCCTGAACTATACCGGTATCAATTTCCTCCAGGGAATCCACAGCATAAGCTAAAGCACTGATGCATTTGCATTACTGTACTTACTGTTAGATGCATCACTATATGGTGGATCAGAGTTTCATATCAACAGCAAGCTACTGTGGCTACCAGAGAAAACATAGGGAGAGGCTTTGCTATTTTCTCTCCACAGCTGTTAGGTCAATGCCATTAAGACACTGCATATACTAGTAGCCCCAATACCAGTTCTGGTGGGACCTACTGTTGGCAACCAATTTAATCAACAGGTCACAATTCCCAGCTTTTAGAAACATTATCCTACCCAAGCCTAAGCAGAATTATTCAAAGAGGAACAATCACTTATTTTAACTCTGAGCTGAAAGGATTTTACTGGGATTTTCTAAAcagtttttccactgaccagGTTACCAACACAACATACACCTTCCACTAATACAGATATAAGCTatcatctttgtaaaatgctttctgaTGGATATTATCCCCATTCCA carries:
- the RTN3 gene encoding reticulon-3 isoform X1; amino-acid sequence: MADPATQSPYISSSAGGGPSEPGSTPIPAGGRDCKGTSSQSCADSFVSSSQPVSLFSTSQEGTASLSDKAASGILGSENQTPGLTAWADSSREIDSKPPPSNEVKELVVAVDSKRMDSFRGPSANSGIEATSIGSPGSEGSPFSIGAEPHSYSPVISTSSPEQTYVRGTIICLSEDGKAEQSRLKDQDFMDQNKRVTTGSESRFTFLTDQKQDAEQPLSKGVYSQSSTPSGGETALEKDSPESPFEVIIDKAAFDKEYKDSLISNSGDLSSNWVMHSERELLTDIPEDRVCEFQVKPRSGSSIPAGPGLSRQSSGTTAALEEVSKCVREMHSFTNELLNWDLIPKVEHSEKIAETSDLPAVTSKEFGGTPTQPAGNRTEACKAPSPHPVTVSVQQKDTAYTDLASPRFEKHVPLDKEAVKMKNASPTAVELKADGSWPSSGLAEITDADSSGESDDTVIEDVPVDLAYGNKKLVLQPTDSGVAPVEKLTFAPVTAGKTRDWITADNEEAPNKLHKHSREGQLPPQTPEDNQGFTDDFETIEAHPDVGGSPVAEAKYPKSSTLDLTSINMQHSGHWDPGLLGKPLKAGDILSISPTAAPLKDLKNMPNERVPLSLPLGNLKEQDHPDALSGENVVDFMPECLKSKGNDSLEDLTDTFSEAETAALKTTAPGRAPHKDEANRSDVKVDGDYAVQSITDDKGNFQKPLFSQRSPTVAQDFEQEQLTIKALKELGGKLDDEQTPTQSKISLPGGGRKAQDHGPSAAQKSPLEKRPLCIHQQTDMKPAPATAHISTDGEIPKEAVWDSVAGSPVEHALVRLLTGFSVHDLIFWRDVKKTGFVFGTSLIMLLSLAAFSVISVVSYLILALLSVTISFRVYKSVIQAVQKSEEGHPFKAYLDLDITLSSEAFHNYVNDAMVHVNRALKLIIRLFLVEDLVDSLKLAVVMWLMTYVGAVFNGITLLILGELLIFGIPVVYEKYKTQIDHYVGIIRDQTKSIIAKIQAKLPGMVKKKPE
- the RTN3 gene encoding reticulon-3 isoform X2 → MADPATQSPYISSSAGGGPSEPGSTPIPAGGRDCKGTSSQSCADSFVSSSQPVSLFSTSQASGILGSENQTPGLTAWADSSREIDSKPPPSNEVKELVVAVDSKRMDSFRGPSANSGIEATSIGSPGSEGSPFSIGAEPHSYSPVISTSSPEQTYVRGTIICLSEDGKAEQSRLKDQDFMDQNKRVTTGSESRFTFLTDQKQDAEQPLSKGVYSQSSTPSGGETALEKDSPESPFEVIIDKAAFDKEYKDSLISNSGDLSSNWVMHSERELLTDIPEDRVCEFQVKPRSGSSIPAGPGLSRQSSGTTAALEEVSKCVREMHSFTNELLNWDLIPKVEHSEKIAETSDLPAVTSKEFGGTPTQPAGNRTEACKAPSPHPVTVSVQQKDTAYTDLASPRFEKHVPLDKEAVKMKNASPTAVELKADGSWPSSGLAEITDADSSGESDDTVIEDVPVDLAYGNKKLVLQPTDSGVAPVEKLTFAPVTAGKTRDWITADNEEAPNKLHKHSREGQLPPQTPEDNQGFTDDFETIEAHPDVGGSPVAEAKYPKSSTLDLTSINMQHSGHWDPGLLGKPLKAGDILSISPTAAPLKDLKNMPNERVPLSLPLGNLKEQDHPDALSGENVVDFMPECLKSKGNDSLEDLTDTFSEAETAALKTTAPGRAPHKDEANRSDVKVDGDYAVQSITDDKGNFQKPLFSQRSPTVAQDFEQEQLTIKALKELGGKLDDEQTPTQSKISLPGGGRKAQDHGPSAAQKSPLEKRPLCIHQQTDMKPAPATAHISTDGEIPKEAVWDSVAGSPVEHALVRLLTGFSVHDLIFWRDVKKTGFVFGTSLIMLLSLAAFSVISVVSYLILALLSVTISFRVYKSVIQAVQKSEEGHPFKAYLDLDITLSSEAFHNYVNDAMVHVNRALKLIIRLFLVEDLVDSLKLAVVMWLMTYVGAVFNGITLLILGELLIFGIPVVYEKYKTQIDHYVGIIRDQTKSIIAKIQAKLPGMVKKKPE